The following are encoded in a window of Dromaius novaehollandiae isolate bDroNov1 chromosome 11, bDroNov1.hap1, whole genome shotgun sequence genomic DNA:
- the LOC112980848 gene encoding heat shock factor protein 3-like isoform X1, translated as MREGSALPGAPGAAAVPGFLAKLWALVEDPQSDAVICWSRNGENFCILDEQRFAKELLPKYFKHNNISSFIRQLNMYGFRKVIALENGMITVEKSSVIEFQHPFFKQGKAHLLENIKRKVSAVRTEDLKVCTEDLHKVLSEVQEMREQQNNMDVRLANMKRENKALWKEVAVLRQKHSQQQKLLSKILQFILSLMRGKYIVGVKRKRSLTDAAGASPSKYSRQYVRIPVESGQAMTFSEHNLDGEDGNGTGLIIRDVTDTLDNATDGLLALAHTSGKARETQTALDPGLPICQVSQPVELYCAEPNAPIQIKDANKSSEIGNDAVELHTAQANAPEDPVSVIDSILNENNSGNQNDPLLDREEIQDFLNCIDASLEELQAMLSGKQYNLGSEAFSDTFNPELPALDMNLMGTSPGMENIANLADSTEDLGASERETAGNKDMQLIQYKANPLLSLFEELSSGEAAGKIRDPKDLVTPLEEKPEGEWRADSETVLPLAAPSNQAEPLDALGMGDPPLLSEDGNGEYKLFPLLQLSPVANFIEEASEIEPS; from the exons aTGAGGGAAGGgtcggcgctgcccggcgcccccggtgccgccgcggtgcccggctTCCTGGCCAAGCTCTGGGCGCTCGTGGAGGACCCGCAGAGCGACGCCGTGATCTGCTGGAGCAGG AATGGTGAGAACTTCTGCATTCTGGATGAGCAGAGGTTTGCTAAGGAGCTACTTCCCAAATACTTCAAACACAACAATATCTCCAGCTTCATACGCCAGCTTAACATGT ATGGGTTCAGGAAAGTGATTGCTCTGGAGAATGGTATGATTACAGTGGAGAAAAGTTCAGTTATTGAGTTCCAGCACCCTTTCTTCAAGCAAGGGAAGGCACATTTACTGGAAAACATTAAGCGCAAG GTATCTGCAGTCAGAACTGAAGATCTCAAGGTCTGCACAGAGGATTTACACAAAGTACTCTCTGAAGTCCAGGAAATGAGAGAGCAGCAGAACAACATGGATGTCAGACTGGCTAATATGAAGAG AGAAAATAAGGCCCTGTGGAAAGAAGTGGCAGTTCtaaggcagaagcacagtcaACAACAGAAGCTGCTGTCTAAG atactTCAATTTATACTAAGTTTGATGCGAGGAAAGTATATTGTTGGGGtcaaaagaaaaag GTCTCTAACCGACGCTGCAGGTGCTTCACCTTCCAAATACAGTCGTCAGTATGTTCGCATACCTGTGGAGAGTGGCCAAGCA ATGACTTTTTCTGAACATAATTTGGATGGTGAGGATGGAAATGGTACAGGTCTCATCATTCGAGATGTCACTGACACTCTGGATAATGCCACTGATGGGCTCCTTGCTCTGGCCCACACAAGTGGCAAAGCCAG AGAGACACAGACGGCTCTGGATCCTGGCTTACCTATTTGTCAAGTATCACAGCCGGTTGAGTTATATTGTGCGGAACCTAACGCTCCAATTCAGATAAAAGATGCTAACAAATCCAGCGAAATAGGAAATGATGCTGTGGAGCTCCATACTGCACAAGCTAATGCTCCGGAAGACCCTGTGTCAGTGATTGACTCCATCTTGAATGAAAACAATTCTGGAAATCAAAATGATCCTTTACTGGACAG GGAAGAAATCCAGGATTTTCTAAATTGCATTGACGCCAGCCTTGAAGAGCTTCAAGCAATGCTATCTGGGAAGCAGTATAACCTTGGTTCTGAAGCTTTCAGTGAT ACATTTAATCCTGAGCTGCCAGCCCTGGATATGAATTTGATGGGAACTTCCCCTGGTATGGAAAAT ATTGCAAACTTGGCAGACAGCACTGAAGATCTGGGAGCAAGTgagagagaaacagcaggaaacaaaG ATATGCAGCTGATACAGTACAAGGCCAATCCTCTGCTTTCATTATTTGAAGAACTATCCTCAGGCGAAGCTGCAGGGAAGATACGGGATCCTAAAGACCTAGTGACCCCCCTGGAGGAGAAACCTGAAGGAGAATGGAGAGCAGATAGTGAAACTGTCTTGCCACTAGCAGCTCCATCAAACCAGGCTGAGCCTCTTGATGCTCTGGGAATGGGTGATCCACCTCTCCTCTCAGAGGATGGGAATGGAGAGTATAAACTGTTTCCGCTCTTGCAGCTCAGTCCTGTTGCTAACTTCATAGAAGAGGCCTCTGAGATAGAACCTTCTTGA
- the LOC112980848 gene encoding heat shock factor protein 3-like isoform X3 codes for MVRTSAFWMSRGLLRSYFPNTSNTTISPASYASLTCVSAVRTEDLKVCTEDLHKVLSEVQEMREQQNNMDVRLANMKRENKALWKEVAVLRQKHSQQQKLLSKILQFILSLMRGKYIVGVKRKRSLTDAAGASPSKYSRQYVRIPVESGQAMTFSEHNLDGEDGNGTGLIIRDVTDTLDNATDGLLALAHTSGKARETQTALDPGLPICQVSQPVELYCAEPNAPIQIKDANKSSEIGNDAVELHTAQANAPEDPVSVIDSILNENNSGNQNDPLLDREEIQDFLNCIDASLEELQAMLSGKQYNLGSEAFSDTFNPELPALDMNLMGTSPGMENIANLADSTEDLGASERETAGNKDMQLIQYKANPLLSLFEELSSGEAAGKIRDPKDLVTPLEEKPEGEWRADSETVLPLAAPSNQAEPLDALGMGDPPLLSEDGNGEYKLFPLLQLSPVANFIEEASEIEPS; via the exons ATGGTGAGAACTTCTGCATTCTGGATGAGCAGAGGTTTGCTAAGGAGCTACTTCCCAAATACTTCAAACACAACAATATCTCCAGCTTCATACGCCAGCTTAACATGT GTATCTGCAGTCAGAACTGAAGATCTCAAGGTCTGCACAGAGGATTTACACAAAGTACTCTCTGAAGTCCAGGAAATGAGAGAGCAGCAGAACAACATGGATGTCAGACTGGCTAATATGAAGAG AGAAAATAAGGCCCTGTGGAAAGAAGTGGCAGTTCtaaggcagaagcacagtcaACAACAGAAGCTGCTGTCTAAG atactTCAATTTATACTAAGTTTGATGCGAGGAAAGTATATTGTTGGGGtcaaaagaaaaag GTCTCTAACCGACGCTGCAGGTGCTTCACCTTCCAAATACAGTCGTCAGTATGTTCGCATACCTGTGGAGAGTGGCCAAGCA ATGACTTTTTCTGAACATAATTTGGATGGTGAGGATGGAAATGGTACAGGTCTCATCATTCGAGATGTCACTGACACTCTGGATAATGCCACTGATGGGCTCCTTGCTCTGGCCCACACAAGTGGCAAAGCCAG AGAGACACAGACGGCTCTGGATCCTGGCTTACCTATTTGTCAAGTATCACAGCCGGTTGAGTTATATTGTGCGGAACCTAACGCTCCAATTCAGATAAAAGATGCTAACAAATCCAGCGAAATAGGAAATGATGCTGTGGAGCTCCATACTGCACAAGCTAATGCTCCGGAAGACCCTGTGTCAGTGATTGACTCCATCTTGAATGAAAACAATTCTGGAAATCAAAATGATCCTTTACTGGACAG GGAAGAAATCCAGGATTTTCTAAATTGCATTGACGCCAGCCTTGAAGAGCTTCAAGCAATGCTATCTGGGAAGCAGTATAACCTTGGTTCTGAAGCTTTCAGTGAT ACATTTAATCCTGAGCTGCCAGCCCTGGATATGAATTTGATGGGAACTTCCCCTGGTATGGAAAAT ATTGCAAACTTGGCAGACAGCACTGAAGATCTGGGAGCAAGTgagagagaaacagcaggaaacaaaG ATATGCAGCTGATACAGTACAAGGCCAATCCTCTGCTTTCATTATTTGAAGAACTATCCTCAGGCGAAGCTGCAGGGAAGATACGGGATCCTAAAGACCTAGTGACCCCCCTGGAGGAGAAACCTGAAGGAGAATGGAGAGCAGATAGTGAAACTGTCTTGCCACTAGCAGCTCCATCAAACCAGGCTGAGCCTCTTGATGCTCTGGGAATGGGTGATCCACCTCTCCTCTCAGAGGATGGGAATGGAGAGTATAAACTGTTTCCGCTCTTGCAGCTCAGTCCTGTTGCTAACTTCATAGAAGAGGCCTCTGAGATAGAACCTTCTTGA
- the LOC112980848 gene encoding heat shock factor protein 3-like isoform X2 — protein sequence MYGFRKVIALENGMITVEKSSVIEFQHPFFKQGKAHLLENIKRKVSAVRTEDLKVCTEDLHKVLSEVQEMREQQNNMDVRLANMKRENKALWKEVAVLRQKHSQQQKLLSKILQFILSLMRGKYIVGVKRKRSLTDAAGASPSKYSRQYVRIPVESGQAMTFSEHNLDGEDGNGTGLIIRDVTDTLDNATDGLLALAHTSGKARETQTALDPGLPICQVSQPVELYCAEPNAPIQIKDANKSSEIGNDAVELHTAQANAPEDPVSVIDSILNENNSGNQNDPLLDREEIQDFLNCIDASLEELQAMLSGKQYNLGSEAFSDTFNPELPALDMNLMGTSPGMENIANLADSTEDLGASERETAGNKDMQLIQYKANPLLSLFEELSSGEAAGKIRDPKDLVTPLEEKPEGEWRADSETVLPLAAPSNQAEPLDALGMGDPPLLSEDGNGEYKLFPLLQLSPVANFIEEASEIEPS from the exons ATGT ATGGGTTCAGGAAAGTGATTGCTCTGGAGAATGGTATGATTACAGTGGAGAAAAGTTCAGTTATTGAGTTCCAGCACCCTTTCTTCAAGCAAGGGAAGGCACATTTACTGGAAAACATTAAGCGCAAG GTATCTGCAGTCAGAACTGAAGATCTCAAGGTCTGCACAGAGGATTTACACAAAGTACTCTCTGAAGTCCAGGAAATGAGAGAGCAGCAGAACAACATGGATGTCAGACTGGCTAATATGAAGAG AGAAAATAAGGCCCTGTGGAAAGAAGTGGCAGTTCtaaggcagaagcacagtcaACAACAGAAGCTGCTGTCTAAG atactTCAATTTATACTAAGTTTGATGCGAGGAAAGTATATTGTTGGGGtcaaaagaaaaag GTCTCTAACCGACGCTGCAGGTGCTTCACCTTCCAAATACAGTCGTCAGTATGTTCGCATACCTGTGGAGAGTGGCCAAGCA ATGACTTTTTCTGAACATAATTTGGATGGTGAGGATGGAAATGGTACAGGTCTCATCATTCGAGATGTCACTGACACTCTGGATAATGCCACTGATGGGCTCCTTGCTCTGGCCCACACAAGTGGCAAAGCCAG AGAGACACAGACGGCTCTGGATCCTGGCTTACCTATTTGTCAAGTATCACAGCCGGTTGAGTTATATTGTGCGGAACCTAACGCTCCAATTCAGATAAAAGATGCTAACAAATCCAGCGAAATAGGAAATGATGCTGTGGAGCTCCATACTGCACAAGCTAATGCTCCGGAAGACCCTGTGTCAGTGATTGACTCCATCTTGAATGAAAACAATTCTGGAAATCAAAATGATCCTTTACTGGACAG GGAAGAAATCCAGGATTTTCTAAATTGCATTGACGCCAGCCTTGAAGAGCTTCAAGCAATGCTATCTGGGAAGCAGTATAACCTTGGTTCTGAAGCTTTCAGTGAT ACATTTAATCCTGAGCTGCCAGCCCTGGATATGAATTTGATGGGAACTTCCCCTGGTATGGAAAAT ATTGCAAACTTGGCAGACAGCACTGAAGATCTGGGAGCAAGTgagagagaaacagcaggaaacaaaG ATATGCAGCTGATACAGTACAAGGCCAATCCTCTGCTTTCATTATTTGAAGAACTATCCTCAGGCGAAGCTGCAGGGAAGATACGGGATCCTAAAGACCTAGTGACCCCCCTGGAGGAGAAACCTGAAGGAGAATGGAGAGCAGATAGTGAAACTGTCTTGCCACTAGCAGCTCCATCAAACCAGGCTGAGCCTCTTGATGCTCTGGGAATGGGTGATCCACCTCTCCTCTCAGAGGATGGGAATGGAGAGTATAAACTGTTTCCGCTCTTGCAGCTCAGTCCTGTTGCTAACTTCATAGAAGAGGCCTCTGAGATAGAACCTTCTTGA